ATATATAGATACAAAGCACTCACTTGGTTAGGAACATAATAGATCGTCATTGATTGTCTTCTTGTGAGCTTCTGAACCTGCATATTAAGCTTCTTCTGAATACTATCTTTCAAAGGTGTCAGTATGTCATTATATTGCTTCTCCAGTGCTTTTATGATTGCCCTTTCCACATTTGCGACAGCCTTTCAGAAATCAATAAGCAATGGCAAAGTTTCAGCAGATGCAAGAATAATTTGTGTAAAAAAGTGTGTATACTTAATtggacacagagagagagagagagagagagagagagcactaaTGGCCTTTAGATGGTAACCACAAGAAACAAATCGGAACTTACACTTTCCAAAATCAATGAGTACTGAGGCCATCGATTGATTACCACTTCATACTGAATGAGGTTGTCTCTGATCTTCTCATACATTTCCACTGCAAATGGTGAGGTGGAATGATTTGTCATTACTTCAGACCATGGCACCTGTATCATCATTTTGGACACAAGAGGTTAATTTGGTTCCTCATTCAAACAGTATCTTTGGTTAACGCTTGAGATTTGGGCTGGCATGGGGAGGGGTGAGAGATGCACACGCCCAAGTGCGTGCACAAACAATATGCATACAGACATTAGTTTCAGATCATAAATACCTTTTCTGCTTTGCAAAGCTCAAGTAAACTAAGTTGCATATCTTGCACCCacaaaattatgtaattatGGAACAAATTCCTTGAGTTTACACCACCCTGCACTGGACTGAAGCAAACAGGAATGTTGTTACCATTATCTTCCCAAATATTCTCAGTCAAAACAAATGCAGGAAAAGTTATTGTGGAACCTGTATTATGTGTCTTTCACAGACCTGATATTCCATGATTCAAGATCCCTTTCAAAATCAGCAGTTGCTATTACTAGTTCATTTACATGCAGCATTGGACTAGAGGGAGGCCATGCAGCAAGGAAGCCTCTAAGCCTGTTGCACAACTCAGTACTATAAACAGCAGCTGTGACTTTGGACAGGTCAATTGAGCTGGAAAAAGCCCCATGTGTCAGAAGATACATGATATGTTAAAGCATGCAGGACAAAATTTTAGGAAGTTCCAGATCCATAtggaagttttaaatttttaggaaGTATTGGCAGTTAGTTCCTTAGTGCATACTATCTTGCTTGGTATCATTGGAAAGTCTTATGCTCATTCCAGAGTAAGCGAGGAGCACCCTTTGAATCGAAGTCCCTCCGCTACTCCTAGCGGATGGTTTTTAGTACATATACAAAACTATAAAATACAACTGTAGTAtcacatttgaaaaaaaaagacaaattttTAGAAGctaatagaaaaaaagaaaacaagataCTTTTGACAGAAATATCATAGCTAAAGTTAATTCACATCCTAATAGAAGGGCTAATTGccttctttcccttttcttcttctttttggagGGTGGTCATGGTGGTTGAGAAGTACGGGTGTGTATGAAGCAAGCATTATGGTCTTATGAGCTGAACTTAGAAACTAAAGATCCTTTCCCTTCTCTTATGTGAGGTAATAAGCATTCATTGTTTGTAAATCAGTGTTTCCAGAATCAAATTCCCAGTACCTGGGGAGTATATGCTGGTCATGGATCTTGATGTCTGCCTGAATTTCATTGCCTATCTTTATAAATAGATTCTTCATTTTTAAGTATGCTGTGGAGATGGTAATGGAATCCATAAGGAAGTTTTCGGAGTTGCTTGACATAAACTCATCAGTCTCTGCCATGTGCTTCCGACATCTCCATTTTGCTGCTGTCTGCATATGAATCCCATTTGGTTTAGAGTTCCATTCTGCCTGATATGTtgaaacatgaagaagaagacaggCAGTTcttaactaattaatatatcaagaaatttcatggaCTTTCATTCACATATAGACCATGTCTTCAGTCCCAGTCTGCATCATCCAGTTATCCCACAACTAGATCTGTTGGAAAATTGTCATTGATGCTTAGAAGATTTCACAAAGTGAGTTCACAGGTCATTTGCATCAGGTCGTGCAAAATCTGTTTCTTTCTCTCCTGGGGAACTAATAACAATCTTCATATCTAGTCTAGCCTAATTTATAATCTAAAAATATCAAATGGCAGATTAGTGCATGCTATATCAGTTACCAGAAATTCCATCTGGTACTTGCACATATACTTGCAATTCTATTCAAGGAAATAGTGTGTTGTTGGTAACAAGGTTAACTTACCTGAAAATAGGTTCTCAGCATAGTCTGCGTGTCTAGAGAAAGGATATCATGAAGCAGAGTGTAAACTTGGACAGCAGGTGCTAGAGCTGGTGCTGCAGTCTCTTGAATTGAACCAAACAAGTCTGCTAACCCAGTAGCAGAGTCTTCATCTAACGATTTGTAGTTCTCAAAAACATTTGCCAAAAGACTTTCTATTTTGGTTTCACAATCCAATAGTAGGTTTTTCTACAAGACAGACGGGACAAAGAATAATGGAATAAAAATGTTTTGCCAGAGGGCATATGCAGAAATGACATGCTAATTCTTACAGGCACCAAGTGGACCAATTTATATATGCTCGACAATcataatacacacacacacacacacatgaccAAAAGAATAAACTTTGACCTCAAATGGGAAATACTCTAGCCACAAatggattacacaaaagtaatcccACAAACTGATGTAGTATGATGTGGTTCGTCGATTGtgaagttacttttattataaagtagatctaatagaCGATATGAAACCACGtcagtttgtgagattatttttgtgtaatcttttCTGGCTGTAGTAGTACTAATCTCAAATTGGACAAGTTTCTACAATGAAGCAATATGAGTGCAGATGGGGATAACATTGCATGTACGATCACTGTTTATAAAATTGACTTGGGTCATTCCTGTTAGAggtcaaatttgaaaatgttaaggCAAGATTGCATTCAACAATAAACTTCTTAAATGTTTACATAATATCTTTGAAGCATAGAGACGGTAGCTCTATTTGCGTCTTCCACAATCTAACTACATCTGCTTGGCTACTATAATTTCAAAGTAAATGAGAAGCATGAAATTTTGACTTACGAATAAATAAATGCTAATGTATGCAATGTGGATCTTCTGTAGAGGATTACCTCTTGCCTGGTCAAAGTTTTCTCACTTCGAGCCTTTATTATTGGTACAAGTAACTCACTCACAAGCTCTAAGCAGTCTTTTGTTGGAGTGGCCACCTTCATGACGTGTGAAAGATATCTACAAAAAGGCCAAGGTAAGGGAAAATGTTGAGAACTTAAAATATTCATagccattttaattttaaaatgacttaaaaaatttacatttgttTAGCACCTCAGCTTTGTATATGAATTGGAAACGCCATAGTAGTCTGCAAATTCAGTTAACAACCACTTCCAAGGTCCATGTAACGACAGATTCCGGGAATGAAATTCCTGTGCATGCATTGCTGCCTCCAGTAATAAATCATATGCTAGAGTTTCCACAACAGGTCCACTCTGCAACATGAGAGGAAAAAACAGTTCAAAACATAgatttatatatgcatgcacgtGCGcacgtacacacacacacacacttcatTGACCTAACTCACATTCACATATCATCACATACAGCACATTTTCTCATTATTCAAATGGATTGGTAAATGAGCTCCAGCTAATACGCAGATACGACTTAACATTCACATTTCTTCAGATACACAGCATTTAACCATTCTATACATGGATTGAAGACCACCAATATATACATGTAGAACTTCGATAACCcagaaactgtttttttttttaaaaaaaacaaaaattgataAACAAAAACTTTATTGATAAATGATCAATAGGCCttgcccaagtacataggacgTATAAAAGAGAAAGCACCTAGCTAAGGAAATAACCCAGAAACTGTTTGACATATAGAACTGCAATGATCACACACATGCAAACTCCAACTAGTATTGAAGAAATTATTTGAATCCATAATCTCTTAGAACTCTAATATGCAATAAGAATCTGAAATCTGACATATAAATCATCTGAATATAATCCATATCCTACCCTGTTCTAGACATATACATAAGACAGACTGTTTGAGTTTCATGCCTTAAAGTGGTATAAATGCCTTCTACGTCATCTTTTAATATATCACTCCAATCCATGTATCGAGCTTTTGAAGAAAAGTCTTACATGAGGTCCAACTAGTAGCATGTTTTTTGTAGTGGTCATTACTGGATGAGTATTTAAGTCAATTTCACTGTCCCAGATGGTGTTATCTTACAAAATAGGAAAGTAAAAAATTGTGGTATTCAGCTAAGTTGAGTTCAAGGACATCATGCCTTTGTATGATTAGTGTCATTATTACTGACTGTACAGCCAACAAAGAGCTGAATCTTCCCAACACATTCTTGATCATCATGGTATATGGGCCACCACCGAATTCTGTCACTCTGCATGGTCAGACAATCACTTCAGGTTAACATATGAACAGAATAGACACAACCTCAATATCTTTAAGAGATTGAAGATGAAGGATGCATACAGGGTTATCGGCAAGGGATGAAACTGGAATTGTCGTTCGACCTTGGACTGAATTTTTTGTGTCTTGGACTTCCACCAAAAGAGCATCCCCTTGGATCTCTGGAAAACTGAAATTAGATACGTGAATAAGTAATTTCCTCATTGCTTGTTATCTCCAAAACTGCAAGTAACATGGAGAGGCAAGCCAATGGTTTGTTGTTATAGGCTATGCTTCAGAATATTATTTACCAACCATAAGTAtgtacaattttaaaaaaagaccaTCAAACAGGCACAAAAGGGCATCTCTTAAGTAAAAAGCCTACATTAACCTGCTGTGTCTAATACTTTCTTTCCAACACTGCACCAAGACATAAGGGCAAATAGCTACTCACAAGACATGATAATCGCCACTTCCAGGGCGCAAGCAAATAGCAGAACCCTGTCCCCCTTCAGTATCCTCTTTAGCACTCTTCAGTTGGAATAAGCATGAAAATGACTCTACAACCatgaaaaggaaattatgagTAATCCAAAGGGAAGTTTCAGAGGTATAAACAGTCCTCCTTTTAATATCTATGTGATATCAAATATGATTGAAATATGTGAAAGAAAACCACTAAAACCTCCCGCATAGGAGATATAATTCTTTCACCATTTGATCTTCCGAAAATCTAAGGATTTTGATCAAGGAAGGTACAATAAGGCCCCTCTGTAAATTGTTATAAACTTCTAAAGTAACATAAGTCGAGCTGAAACACTTGCATGATCTGTCATAGATGGCAGTTCCACCAGAAGCTTCATCTTTCGTCTCAACCAGTGGGTTTATAGTCAATACTACGAGTGTCGTAAAACAGATTCCAAAATATTTTTGGTGACAAACCTTCAGTCGTCCCTGAGAATGAGGCAGTCTTTATAGAATTTATGCCAGTTTTCAACAGTGATGAAACATGCCGGACGTATTCTGCCCCTGCTTGCATGTAGATTGCGCCTCGCTGTGAATATGTGCTCTTGAGTTTCCTCCTCGGTATTACTCGAAGTTTCTTCACTGCCATTATCCAACAACTACATCTTAGTTTAAATTAAGGAAACCTTGTTCAGGACCTTAATCTGAAAGGAAATTTACTTTCTGCCAACtgtttggaaaagaaaaagtgagaaTATAAAAAGGGGAAATATATTCCAACCACCGCGCATTTTATAATATGCATCATAAACTACGAAACGTTGCAATGTACAACCTAAACTACAACCTAAATTCTCTATGCATAAGAGAATTTCATATTAGGAATCTTGAAAATGTATCTTCTCTAGGTAAGTGTGCCTTTGTACCTCTGGTGCAGAAACTGATACAAGGCATGACTCATACTACTAGTGAGTTGGCATGGTTGCAACACTTCTTTCAAGAAATCATCTTCTTAACTCCCCTACTCTACtccaatttattgtgataattaAGCTCACATATTGACTCTAATGTTGTGTTACGTAAAATCAATAGACATATAGAGATAGATCGTCACTTCATTTAAGATAAGATACTGAGCTGACAAGTAACTTCTACAATATCTATTGGGATGACAAGTAACTCAAAACCCCGTCCTTCCAAATACTGAATTTAGATAAAAACATAGCATAGAAATAACTTTCAGACTTTACCTTCCACTCTTATTTTTCCTACCACTTTCTCTGTGTTCATAGAGCATATTTGTTCAACACTCTTTGTAGTTCTAACTTCCATTGGTTGTACACCTTTGGGGTGTAGCAAAAATTTGTGCAACCTATAAAATGAGAGAACAAGGAGACATACCCAATAAGATATGGAAAAGGCCATAAAACTTCCAAAAATATCTAGTGTCAATGTACTAGCATCAAGAAAAGCATAACCTACCCAAAGGCACTTCGGAGAATGACGCACTCATCTTGTAGAAACTCAGGTGCCTCGGTGCAGCCTCTTCCCCATGCATGTAGGCATAAGCGTATACAAGCATCGTAAGCAATCAGTGTTTGCCAGGCATATTGACCACTACAATGAAAGAGTTAACTAGCCATAATGTTAGGACGCTCTATACCAaagaaatacaataatttaaagttGATTAAATGAAAAGAAGGTACCAAATGGGGCCTTTTTGTGTGTATTTTTGTTGTTCTGTAGTGTTCTGTGTTTATATTACTACATTCATCGCAACATATATTAGgacggaaaaagaaaaatcttctgCTGTACAAAAGGGTCAAGTCTTGTCGTTGGTAGAAATTAGCAGAAGACAACAATCTCCTAGTTACTAGTATCGGATGGAACGGGGCTTAGATTGTACCTGGTACTATAATGAGGTGAAGGATGCAATACGTTGGTTTGCAAAGAAGGGATATGCGTTTCTTTTTCATCGGGAATGATATTTTGTTCTCTGAAACAAAAATTTCCGAAAGACTtcaaacgaaaaaagaaaagaaaaaaaagcaaaaaaaaaaaaaaaaaaaagacatatcCTCGATCTGAAGAATGGTCAATTGAGGCTGACATCTGCAATACCTTCCACCAAGTTCATTGGTTTCTAAGGATTGTGCTCTACATGCTGTTAAACCTTCACTTCCATTAAAAACGTCTCCTACATTTGGACATATCCCTTTACCAGGTAGATCAGTTTCTATCAGACTGTCAGAAACTCTCAGCGTTTGACCGACAACGTCCTCGAagcctttttcttctcttcccaTATCAACTATGGGAGGTGCACTTGGAGTTCCCAAGTCCGCTAAATCTTGGATCCATTGGTGACTTCGAGTACCCTAAATCACCGTAAATATAAATCACAATGAGAAACAAGCAATTTAATCCTCTCTACCTCTGCCTACATAGTTATAGGACATCAAACCCTACATGTAGATTGCATAGTTGAATCCGTTTACGAGGCTCGCTTCCACCATCCCTGAGGGTTGCATCTTTCTGAGCACTTCTTCTGGTACCCGATTCGCCATCAGTATATCTTCTGAAATTTTCAGATACTTCAATCCTGAGATTTTCTTTGGACAACACTTTATTCACAGAAGACACGCGACCTCGACTCAAGCTTGTGATTGGTTTGTGACCAGTTATTTCTTGTTCATCACCATAGCATTGTAAAATTGGCTTATCCAAGAAATCAATGTCATCGTCATTAGATCCCAAAGCTTCTTCCTCCGAATAATTGGTATAATCATCATCCGCAACTGAAGCTACGCTCTCATCGTCTTCCTCTTCCAGGCAAGGAGCAACCAAGCTATGCGTGGTCAGCAAGCAAGATTGGAACTTGAGAGGAGGCAAAATATTGACAGGCACGAAAGAATCGCCATCGTAACTGTACGCTAGTGGGGATTTTGGAAATGGGTCAAGAGCAATTTTCTCGGTTAGAGGAGATCGAAATGGTGGAGGCTCTTCCACATGTAAATCTGATCCCTGCAGGTTAATGAAACAAACCTTCAGGAAACCCACTTTCTAATGAATGTcgaatacaaaaattataaaaaatcataattgcAAATGGAAACGATATCGCCAAGATCCTTCCTAAATAAAAAGCGAGAAAATGAATTCAGAGCCTTTGTCGGTTCTTGGGCTTGTGGTTCCTGACAAAATGACCCCGAAACTCAAAGATATGCACAGCAAACTGTAACTACAGGTCCTCAAAAGTGATGACTATATT
This is a stretch of genomic DNA from Carya illinoinensis cultivar Pawnee chromosome 3, C.illinoinensisPawnee_v1, whole genome shotgun sequence. It encodes these proteins:
- the LOC122305526 gene encoding uncharacterized protein LOC122305526 isoform X1, which produces MFTEGLDESAIKWIKQGSDLHVEEPPPFRSPLTEKIALDPFPKSPLAYSYDGDSFVPVNILPPLKFQSCLLTTHSLVAPCLEEEDDESVASVADDDYTNYSEEEALGSNDDDIDFLDKPILQCYGDEQEITGHKPITSLSRGRVSSVNKVLSKENLRIEVSENFRRYTDGESGTRRSAQKDATLRDGGSEPRKRIQLCNLHGTRSHQWIQDLADLGTPSAPPIVDMGREEKGFEDVVGQTLRVSDSLIETDLPGKGICPNVGDVFNGSEGLTACRAQSLETNELGGREQNIIPDEKETHIPSLQTNVLHPSPHYSTSGQYAWQTLIAYDACIRLCLHAWGRGCTEAPEFLQDECVILRSAFGLHKFLLHPKGVQPMEVRTTKSVEQICSMNTEKVVGKIRVEVKKLRVIPRRKLKSTYSQRGAIYMQAGAEYVRHVSSLLKTGINSIKTASFSGTTEESFSCLFQLKSAKEDTEGGQGSAICLRPGSGDYHVFFPEIQGDALLVEVQDTKNSVQGRTTIPVSSLADNPSDRIRWWPIYHDDQECVGKIQLFVGCTVSNNDTNHTKSGPVVETLAYDLLLEAAMHAQEFHSRNLSLHGPWKWLLTEFADYYGVSNSYTKLRYLSHVMKVATPTKDCLELVSELLVPIIKARSEKTLTRQEKNLLLDCETKIESLLANVFENYKSLDEDSATGLADLFGSIQETAAPALAPAVQVYTLLHDILSLDTQTMLRTYFQTAAKWRCRKHMAETDEFMSSNSENFLMDSITISTAYLKMKNLFIKIGNEIQADIKIHDQHILPSSIDLSKVTAAVYSTELCNRLRGFLAAWPPSSPMLHVNELVIATADFERDLESWNISPVQGGVNSRNLFHNYIILWVQDMQLSLLELCKAEKVPWSEVMTNHSTSPFAVEMYEKIRDNLIQYEVVINRWPQYSLILESAVANVERAIIKALEKQYNDILTPLKDSIQKKLNMQVQKLTRRQSMTIYYVPNQLGIFLNTMKRILDVLHIRVEETLKSWASYLPTKGDKKSLFGEQMNTITVLLRTKYKNYLQALVEKLVSNMQSNRNTRLKRILEETKEEDGEAEVRERMQLLSSQLTGSISNLHEVFTSWIFIATCRGLWDRMGQIVLRFLEERKENRFWYNGSYYALVILEDTFASQMQRLQGNALQEKDLEPPRSVIEARSILCRDTANATDPSSLFYV
- the LOC122305526 gene encoding uncharacterized protein LOC122305526 isoform X2 — its product is MFTEGLDESAIKWIKQGSDLHVEEPPPFRSPLTEKIALDPFPKSPLAYSYDGDSFVPVNILPPLKFQSCLLTTHSLVAPCLEEEDDESVASVADDDYTNYSEEEALGSNDDDIDFLDKPILQCYGDEQEITGHKPITSLSRGRVSSVNKVLSKENLRIEVSENFRRYTDGESGTRRSAQKDATLRDGGSEPRKRIQLCNLHGTRSHQWIQDLADLGTPSAPPIVDMGREEKGFEDVVGQTLRVSDSLIETDLPGKGICPNVGDVFNGSEGLTACRAQSLETNELGGSGQYAWQTLIAYDACIRLCLHAWGRGCTEAPEFLQDECVILRSAFGLHKFLLHPKGVQPMEVRTTKSVEQICSMNTEKVVGKIRVEVKKLRVIPRRKLKSTYSQRGAIYMQAGAEYVRHVSSLLKTGINSIKTASFSGTTEESFSCLFQLKSAKEDTEGGQGSAICLRPGSGDYHVFFPEIQGDALLVEVQDTKNSVQGRTTIPVSSLADNPSDRIRWWPIYHDDQECVGKIQLFVGCTVSNNDTNHTKSGPVVETLAYDLLLEAAMHAQEFHSRNLSLHGPWKWLLTEFADYYGVSNSYTKLRYLSHVMKVATPTKDCLELVSELLVPIIKARSEKTLTRQEKNLLLDCETKIESLLANVFENYKSLDEDSATGLADLFGSIQETAAPALAPAVQVYTLLHDILSLDTQTMLRTYFQTAAKWRCRKHMAETDEFMSSNSENFLMDSITISTAYLKMKNLFIKIGNEIQADIKIHDQHILPSSIDLSKVTAAVYSTELCNRLRGFLAAWPPSSPMLHVNELVIATADFERDLESWNISPVQGGVNSRNLFHNYIILWVQDMQLSLLELCKAEKVPWSEVMTNHSTSPFAVEMYEKIRDNLIQYEVVINRWPQYSLILESAVANVERAIIKALEKQYNDILTPLKDSIQKKLNMQVQKLTRRQSMTIYYVPNQLGIFLNTMKRILDVLHIRVEETLKSWASYLPTKGDKKSLFGEQMNTITVLLRTKYKNYLQALVEKLVSNMQSNRNTRLKRILEETKEEDGEAEVRERMQLLSSQLTGSISNLHEVFTSWIFIATCRGLWDRMGQIVLRFLEERKENRFWYNGSYYALVILEDTFASQMQRLQGNALQEKDLEPPRSVIEARSILCRDTANATDPSSLFYV